From one Sphingomonas carotinifaciens genomic stretch:
- a CDS encoding UTRA domain-containing protein, which translates to MRNKRATSLHGRIRSDVEKAIMTGQLRPGDRIPSEADYMERYGCSRMTVSKALSSLSAAGLIERRKRAGSFVAPQTIDMAALAIPDIRAEIEGRGARYGMDLLNRRITPDGDGMIVGETPGSFLRLTSRHLADGRPFAIEHRIINLTAVPEARAVDFTSQPPGSWLLANIPWTQAENRIAARLAGEDADALACDVGAPCLCLDRRTWRAGEAITSVRQIFSAAGFNLIARFSAAS; encoded by the coding sequence ATGAGGAATAAGCGCGCGACCAGTCTGCACGGCCGTATCCGTTCGGACGTCGAAAAGGCGATTATGACGGGACAGCTGCGACCAGGTGATCGTATCCCGTCCGAGGCCGACTACATGGAGCGCTACGGCTGCTCGCGGATGACGGTTAGCAAAGCCCTTTCGTCGCTGTCTGCCGCCGGCCTCATCGAACGCCGCAAGCGTGCGGGATCATTCGTTGCGCCCCAGACGATCGATATGGCCGCACTCGCGATCCCCGATATCCGTGCGGAAATCGAGGGGCGTGGCGCCCGCTACGGCATGGACCTATTGAATCGGCGGATCACGCCCGACGGTGATGGGATGATCGTAGGGGAGACGCCGGGATCGTTCCTTCGCCTTACATCACGCCACTTGGCCGATGGCAGGCCCTTTGCGATCGAACACCGCATAATCAATCTAACTGCCGTGCCCGAGGCGCGCGCCGTTGATTTCACTTCCCAGCCACCGGGTAGCTGGCTCCTGGCTAACATCCCCTGGACACAGGCGGAAAATCGTATTGCGGCGAGGCTGGCGGGAGAGGATGCGGATGCGCTCGCTTGCGACGTTGGCGCGCCGTGCCTTTGCCTTGATAGACGGACATGGCGGGCAGGGGAGGCAATCACCAGCGTTCGCCAGATCTTCTCGGCAGCCGGGTTCAATCTGATCGCGAGGTTTAGCGCTGCAAGCTGA